GGTGTCGGCCAGGTCGTGCTCGTCCTGCACGTCGCCGACGATCTCCTCGACGATGTCCTCGACGGTCACGACGCCGGCGGTGCCGCCGTACTCGTCGACCACGATGGCCATCGGCTGGAGCTTGCGCAGCCGGTCGAGCAGCCGCTCGGCGGGCAGGGTCTCGGGCACCAGCAGCGGCGGCGAGGCGAGCTCGCCGACCCGGACCCGGCCCCGGTGGACGGCCGGGACGGCCAGGGCGTCCTTGAGCGTGACGATGCCGGTGACCTCGTCCAGGCTGTCGGTGTAGACCGGGAAGCGGGACAGGCCGGTGGCCCGGGTCAGGTTGACCACGTCGGACGCGGTGGCGTCGCGCTGGAGGGCGGCGACGTCCACCCGCGGGGTCATCACGGACTCCGCGGTGAGCTCGCCGAGGCCGAGGGTGCGCTCGAACAGGGCGGCCGACTCCTCGTCTATCGCGCCGGCCCTGGCCGAGTGCCGGGCCAGCGAGACCAGTTCGGCGGGGGTGCGGGCGTGCGCCAGCTCCTCCTGCGGCTCGATGCCGAAGGCGCGGACCGTCCGGTCGGCGGCCCCGTTGAGGAAGCCGATCAGCGGGCGGCAGACCCGGGAGAACGTCATGTGCGGCGCGACGACCGCGCGGGCCACCTGGACCGGCCGGGAGATCGCCCAGTTCTTCGGGACCAGCTCGCCGATCACCATCTGCAGGACGGTGGCCAGCACCATGCCGACGATCACGGCGGTGCCGCGGGCGGCCGAGTCGGGCAGGCCGAGGCCGGTGAACACCGGGCTCAGCAGCGTGGACAGCGCCGGCTCGGCGAGCATACCGACCACCAGCGAGGTGACGGTGATGCCCAGCTGGGCGCCGGAGAGTTCGAAGGACAGGTGCCGCAGGGCCCGCGAGACCCGCCCGAGCCTGGCGTCCCCCGCCTCGGCGGCGCGCTGCACCGCTCCGCGCTCGACGGTCACGAACGCGAACTCGGCGGCCACGAACAGGCCGTTGGCGAGGATGAGCAGGAAGGCCGCGAACAGCAGCAGCCAGGCGGTGATCACAGTGCCGCCCGCCTTCCGGGCGTCGGAAGTGAGGCGGCGCAGGTACTACCGGACGGATCGTCCATCGAGGGGGAGTGTCACTCCTCAGGTCGCGTGCGGGCAGGACGGGAACTTTGCCCTGCTTTTACCAGCGTAGACCATAGCGGTTTCGACGGTAGGAGATGTGTTCGCCCCCGTTCGGCCGTCGAATCGCAGGCAACGGCCGGGCGCGGGGCTCATTCCCGGGGCCCGGTCCTGGGCTTGGGACCCGGGCTTCGGACCCGGGCTTCGGACCCGGGGTTTCAGACCTGGGCGTGGTGCTCGACGAGGTCGCGCAGGGCGCGGGCGTTCGCGATCGCCTGGGACTTGCCGACGCCGGACTGGATGCCGACCGCGGCCAGCGAGGTGCCGTCGGAGAGGTCGAGGGTGGCCCACGGGTCTCCCTGGCGGAAGTTGACCCGGACGATCTCGGCCCAGGCGAGCCGGCGGCGGCGGACGAAGTTGACCACCGTCACGCCCTCGGCGTCGGCGGTCACCCGCGGACGGGCAAGCATCAGACCGGCGCACGCGAACGCCACGCCGCTGCACACCATCATGATCCGGTCGTTGAGCTGCCAGTTCTCCGGGAGCGCGAGCGCCATCACGGCGAACAGCACCACGAGCAGCGCGCAGACCGGCAGCAGCACGGCGCGGGTACGGCGCGGGGCCCAGGTGACGGGGAGCTCGGCGGGCGTGGACACGTGGGGTCTCCGGTGGGGTGGTTCCAGGGAAGTTCCGGGAAAGGGCGGGGACGCCGACCGGCGTCCCCGCCCCATTCAACCGTTCCTTACTCGCGCGGCAGCACGCGAGGCTGCCCGCGAGGTCAGAGGCGGCAGGCGTGGATGTTGGTGACCAGGATGGCCCGGGCGCCGATGCTCCACAGGTCGTCCATGATCCGCTGGGCCTCCTTGCGGAGCACCATCGCGCGGACGGCCACCCAGCCCTCGGTGTGCAGCGGGGAGACGGTCGGCGACTCCAGGCCCGGGGTGAGCGCGACGGCGGCGCTGACCTTCTCGGCGCGGATGTCGTAGTCCATCAGCACGTAGCGGCGGGCCACCAGCACGCCCTGGAGGCGGCGCAGGAACTGCTCCACCGCCTGGTCGTCGCCCGCGCCCTTGGGGCGGATCACCACGGCGTCGGAGACCAGGATCGGCTCGCCGAACACCTCCAGGCCCGCGTTGCGCAGGCTGGTGCCGGTCTCCACGACGTCGGCGATCACGTCGGCGACGCCCAGCTGCACCGCGGTCTCCACCGCGCCGTCCAGCTTGGTGACGGTCGCCTTCACCCCGTGGTCGGCGAGGTGCTGCTCGACCAGGCCGGTGTACGAGGTCGCGATCCGCAGGCCCTCCAGGCCCTTCACGTCCTCGACGGCGACGCCCTCGGGGCGGGCGAAGCGGAAGGTCGACCCGGCGAAGCCGAGGGCGAGCACCTCCTCGGCGTCGGAGTGCGAGTCCAGCAGCAGGTCGCGGCCGGTGATGCCGATGTCCAGGCGGCCGGAGCCGACGTAGACGGCGATGTCGCGCGGCCGGAGGAAGAAGAACTCGACCTGGTTGTCCGGGTCGACGAGGACGAGCTCCTTGGGGTCCTTCCGCTGGCGGTAGCCGGCCTCATGGAGCATCTCCGCCGCGGGACCCGAGAGAGAACCCTTGTTGGGGACGGCGATGCGCAGCATGGGAGGTCAGTTCCTTACCTGTTGGGGAGGGTGTGCTGTTCGGACCGGATCAGAGGTACTGGTAGACGTCGTCGAGCGTCAGGCCGCGGGCGATCATCATCACCTGGAGGTGGTAGAGGAGCTGCGAGATCTCCTCCGCCGTCTGCTCGTCCGACTGGAACTCGGCGGCCATCCAGACCTCGGCGGCCTCCTCGACGACCTTCTTGCCGATCGCATGGACGCCCTGCTGGACGAGCTGCGCGGTGCGGGAGGACGAGGGGTCGCCGGTGGCGGCCTTCTGCTGGAGCTCGGCGAAGAGCTCCTCGAATGTCTTCGAAGCCATGATGGACCTCACCTTACGGTGTGCGGGCTGACCGGCGGTAAACGGTTCCGGACCGTGGACAGTCCAGTGGACGTCCACGGTCCGGAAGCGGTCCGGGAGCGGTCCGGAGCGGCTTCGCCGGCGTCAGGCGATCGCGCGCAGCACCGCGGCGGTGGCGACGGCGGCGGTGACGGCCTCGTGGCCCTTGTCCTCGGCGGAGCCCGGCAGGCCCGCGCGGTCGATCGCCTGCTCCTCGTTGTCGCAGGTCAGCACGCCGAAACCGACCGGGACGCCGGTGTCCACGCTGACCTGGGTGAGGCCGGCGGTGGCCGCCTGGCAGACGTAGTCGAAGTGCGGGGTGCCGCCGCGGATGACGACGCCGAGGGCGATGACGGCGTCGTAACCGCGGTCGGCGAGGCGCTTGGCGGCGACCGGCAGCTCGAAGGTGCCGGGGACGCGCAGGACGGTGGCCTCGGCGATGCCGAGCTCCTTGAGCGCGCGGTGGGCGCCGTCCAGCAGGCCGTTCATCACCTTGTCGTGCCACTGGGCGGCGACGACCGCGACCTTGAGGTCGGCGGCGCCGTCGATGGTCAGCTCGGGGGCTCCGTGGCCGCTCATGTTCTCTGCTCTTCCTGTAGGTGTGGGTCGGGTCCGGCTGTGGGTGTGGGACGGGTCCGCCGTCAGGAGCCGAGGCCGGGCAGGTCGTGGCCCATCCGGTCGCGCTTGGTGCGCAGGTAGCGCAGGTTGTGCTCGCCGGGCGCGATCTCGATCGACTCGCGCCCCTTGACCTTGAGGCCGTGCTCGGTGAGCGCGGTGAGCTTCTCGGGGTTGTTGGTGAGCAGGGTCAGCGAGCGCACCCCGAGGTCGACGAGCATCTGGGCGCCGATGCTGTAGTCCCGGGCGTCCGCGGGCAGGCCGAGATCGAGGTTGGCGTCGACGGTGTCCCGGCCCTGCTCCTGCAGCTCGTAGGCGCGCAGCTTGTGGGTCAGGCCGATCCCCCGGCCCTCGTGGCCGCGCAGGTAGAGCACCACGCCGCGGCCGGCCTCGGCGACCCGGCGCAGCGAGGCCTCCAGCTGCGGGCCGCAGTCGCAGCGCAGCGAGCCGAGGACGTCGCCGGTCAGGCACTCGGAGTGGACCCGCACGAGCACGTCCTCGCCGTCCGGCAGCCGTCCGTCCGGGCCGAGGCCGCCCGCCACCAGGGCGATGTGCTCGATGCCGTCGATGGTGCCCTTGTAGCCGACGGCGGTGAACTCGCCGTGGACGGTGGGCAGGGCGGTGACCGCGGCCCGGTCGACGTGCAGCTCGGTGCGGCGGCGGTAGGCGATCAGGTCCTCGATGGAGATGATCGCGAGGCCGTGCTCACGGGCGAAGGCGACCAGCTCGGGCAGCCGGGCCATGGTGCCGTCGTCGTTGACCACCTCGGCGATCGCGCCGGCCGGCGGCAGCCCGGCGAGCCTGGCCAGGTCGACGGCGGCCTCGGTGTGCCCGGGGCGGACCAGCACGCCGCCCTCGACGGCGCGCAGCGGGAAGACGTGCCCGGGGCGGGTGAGGTCGCCCGGCTCGGTGCCGGGCGAGGACAGCAGCCGGACGGTGCGGGCGCGGTCGGCCGCGGAGATGCCGGTGTCGACCCCCTCGCGGGCGTCCACCGAGACGGTGTACGCGGTGCCCTTGCGGTCCTCGTTGACCTGCGTCATCGGCGGGAGCTTGAGCCGGTCCAGCTCGTCACCGGTCATCGGGGCGCAGATCACGCCGGAGCTGTAGCGGATGGTGAAGGCCATCAGCTCGGGGGTGGCGGCGGAGGCGGCGAAGACGATGTCGCCCTCGTTCTCGCGGTCCTCGTCGTCGACCACGATCACGGCGCGGCCGAGGGCGATGTCGGCGATGGCCCGCTCGATCGGGTCGAGCACGAACTCGTCGGTGGGGCCGTCGGTCTGATGGGCGGTCATGCGGTGACTCCCTGCGGGACGGTGGCGGACTGGAGACGCGGCTCACGGGTGCTCAGCCACCAGGAGCGCAGGCCGAGCAGCACCAGGACGAAGTAGATCGAGTAGGTGAGGCCGGAGAAGGAGTAACCGCTGTCGAAGGCGAGCGGGACGCCGACCACGTCGACGGCGATCCAGGCGAACCAGAACTCCAGCCAGCCGCGCGCCTGGGCGACCATCGCGGCCAGCGTGCCGACGAAGATGTAGGCGTCCGACCAGGGGCTCCAGGACAGGTTGGGGTACGCCTGGAACAGCAGCGCCAGGCCGACCGTCCCGGCGGCGGTGCCGGCCACCAGGGCCGCGCGCTCGGGCCAGGTGGCGAAGCGGACGGCGATCGTGCCGGTGTCCCGGCGGCCGCGCTGCCACTGGGTCCAGCCCCAGGCGGCGGTGACGATGACGATCAGCTGCTTGCCGATCAGGCCCGGGACGTGGCCGCCCAGGTAGGCCGCGATCAGCACGGCGCCGGAGAGCAGCTGGACCGGCCAGCTCCACACCGAGCGGCGCCAGCCGAGCGCGAGGGCGGACAGGCCGAGCACGTTGCCGCACATGTCGGCCCACTTCACGTGCTCACCGAGGACGGTGAACGCTTCTCCGCTGAGCCAGCTCACTTCGACTCCGGGTGGTTGATCGGCAGGTTCGGCAGGGTGCGGGAGTCGAGGAGCCGTTCGACGTACTTGGCGAGGACGTCCACCTCCAGGTTGACGCTGTCGCCGACGGCCTTGGCGCCGAGCGTGGTCAGCGCGAGGGTGGCCGGGATCAGGCTGACGGTGAAGCTGTCGCGGGCCGCCTCGACGACGGTGAGGCTGACGCCGTCGACGGTGATCGAGCCCTTCTCCACCAGGTAGCGGGAGATGGTGTCCGGCAGCGAGAACCGCAGGACCTCCCAGCGGAGTTCACCGGCCGCGTCGCGCTCGCCGGGCTCGCGGCTCAGCAGCGTGCCGGTGGCGTCGACGTGCCCCTGGACGAGGTGGCCGCCGAGCCGGTCGCCGAGCGCCATGGCGCGCTCCAGGTTGACCGGGGAGCCGGGCTTCAACTCGCCGAGGCTGGAGCGGTGCAGCGTCTCGGCCATCACGTCGGCGCTGAACTCGCCGGTGCCGGCGGCCAGTTCGTCGGGGGTGTCGACGACGGTCAGGCAGACGCCGTTGACCGCGATGGAGTCGCCGTGACGGGCACCCGCACAGACCACCGGGCCGCGCAGGCGGATCCGCGAGGAGTCGCCGATCTCCTCGATCGACACGACCTCGCCGAGCTCTTCGATGATGCCGGTGAACACCCGGGTTCTCCTCGCGCTTGGGGCGCGGACTCCGGGGCGGCATAGGGAGATGACACGGACGGGCACCGGTGCACCGGCCGGCGGCACGACCCGTCGCCGGGGTGCCGAGGCCGCCGGGAAATCGCTCCCCCAGCACGGAAGCGCGTGCACTCCCGCCGTCCACCTGACCATGGACCACCGGGGCCCACGGGTACTGCTCTTCGTCCGCCCGCGCACGCCTCCCATCCGGACTTTAACCGTCGGTCCAGGAATTTCACCTGGTCAACCGGCCGCTGGCTGCGGACGGGTCGCGGACTGTAACCGCCGGTTCGGATTTTCACCGACCCCGGAGTGCGCTGAACGTCACTGCTGTTGCCGTCATTGTGCCACGGCCCGTGCTGGCCCAGGGAGAGGCTTTCGCTGTGGGCTGTTTCACGTGTGGGCGGGGAATGCCCGGGGCCGGGGCGGCCGGGTGGTGGCGCGGTGGTCGTGGGCGCAGGCTGGTGGTAGGGCCCGACCGTTCGAGCGGGTCGAGTACATGTCGAAGTCGAGCACGTGCCGAACATGCCGAGCGGGTCGAGGTTGTCGAGTTGTCGAGGCTGTCGGGCACGGAGGCGAGGGCGATGGCCAAGTTCATGGACGTCCACCACGGGATGACCGGGATCACCGACGAGCAGCTCAGGCAGTCGCACGCGGCCGACCTGGCGATAGAAGGCGAGGAGGGCGTGCACTTCGAGCATGCCTGGGCCGACCCCGAGTCGGGCACGGTGTACTGCCTCTCCGAGGCGCCGACCAAGGAGGCCGTGCAGCGGGTCCACACGCGCACCGGCCACCCCGCGGACGAGATCCACCCGGTGCCGCTCGCGGTGTGAGGCCCCGGGGATGCGGTTCGAACGGTTCGGAGCGTTGGTCCGCGTTCGGAGCGTTGGTTCAGGGGTGCGCGCGGTTCAGAGAGGTGCGGGCGCCGCGATCGGCATGAAGTGGGTGACCTCGGGCGGGTGTGCGAGATAGCGCAGCTCGCCCTCCGACCAGACCGGTCGGATCCGCCACATCGGCCCCGCGTACCCGCGCAGGGCCTCCTCGTCGCGCCACCGGCTGACCACGAGCACCCGGTGCCCGTCCTCGGTCACCGAGCGCAGCAGCTCGCCGCCCAGGCAGCCGTCCGTCCGCCCGAGCTGCGGGATGACCTGTGTCGTCAGCAGCGTGCAGAATTCCTCGATGTGCCCGGCCATGACCTGACCGGCCCAGATCCTGACGATCACGACCACCACCTCCCGTGGAAGCCTTTGGCCCCATTATCAGCGGAAAACCGCTGGTGGGGAGGGGTGCGGCCAGGTTGCCTCCTGGGCTGCCCCGACCCGCTCGGCTAGATTCCCGGTATGACCAGCACACCGGAAACTTCCGTTCCGTCAAACACCCTTCCGGACGGGCCCGGCAGCCTGTTCGCCGCGCTCCGGGCCGGGGCCGTGCGCACTCCGGACCAGCTGCGCGAGATCTACGAACACCCCGGGGACCGCGCCCGCCGCAAGCAGGTGGACCGCCTCCATGACGCGGCGCGGCAGCTGATCGCCTGCTCGTCGATGGTCTTCGTGGCCAGCTCCGACGCCGCCGGACGCTGCGACGTCTCCCCGCGCGGCGGGCCGGCCGGGCTCGTCTCGGTGCTCGACGAGTACACGCTGGCCATACCTGACGCCACCGGCAACAAGCGGCTG
The nucleotide sequence above comes from Streptomyces kaniharaensis. Encoded proteins:
- a CDS encoding hemolysin family protein, which codes for MITAWLLLFAAFLLILANGLFVAAEFAFVTVERGAVQRAAEAGDARLGRVSRALRHLSFELSGAQLGITVTSLVVGMLAEPALSTLLSPVFTGLGLPDSAARGTAVIVGMVLATVLQMVIGELVPKNWAISRPVQVARAVVAPHMTFSRVCRPLIGFLNGAADRTVRAFGIEPQEELAHARTPAELVSLARHSARAGAIDEESAALFERTLGLGELTAESVMTPRVDVAALQRDATASDVVNLTRATGLSRFPVYTDSLDEVTGIVTLKDALAVPAVHRGRVRVGELASPPLLVPETLPAERLLDRLRKLQPMAIVVDEYGGTAGVVTVEDIVEEIVGDVQDEHDLADTPELVPLAPADGRPVWEADGRVRTDQLEAIGLHAPDGPYETLAGLVADLLGKLPEPGEQAHLPGWLFTVEAVDRHRTSKVRVEHSPARRESGDDEDGIR
- a CDS encoding PH domain-containing protein, with translation MSTPAELPVTWAPRRTRAVLLPVCALLVVLFAVMALALPENWQLNDRIMMVCSGVAFACAGLMLARPRVTADAEGVTVVNFVRRRRLAWAEIVRVNFRQGDPWATLDLSDGTSLAAVGIQSGVGKSQAIANARALRDLVEHHAQV
- the hisG gene encoding ATP phosphoribosyltransferase: MLRIAVPNKGSLSGPAAEMLHEAGYRQRKDPKELVLVDPDNQVEFFFLRPRDIAVYVGSGRLDIGITGRDLLLDSHSDAEEVLALGFAGSTFRFARPEGVAVEDVKGLEGLRIATSYTGLVEQHLADHGVKATVTKLDGAVETAVQLGVADVIADVVETGTSLRNAGLEVFGEPILVSDAVVIRPKGAGDDQAVEQFLRRLQGVLVARRYVLMDYDIRAEKVSAAVALTPGLESPTVSPLHTEGWVAVRAMVLRKEAQRIMDDLWSIGARAILVTNIHACRL
- a CDS encoding phosphoribosyl-ATP diphosphatase; amino-acid sequence: MASKTFEELFAELQQKAATGDPSSSRTAQLVQQGVHAIGKKVVEEAAEVWMAAEFQSDEQTAEEISQLLYHLQVMMIARGLTLDDVYQYL
- the ribH gene encoding 6,7-dimethyl-8-ribityllumazine synthase, coding for MSGHGAPELTIDGAADLKVAVVAAQWHDKVMNGLLDGAHRALKELGIAEATVLRVPGTFELPVAAKRLADRGYDAVIALGVVIRGGTPHFDYVCQAATAGLTQVSVDTGVPVGFGVLTCDNEEQAIDRAGLPGSAEDKGHEAVTAAVATAAVLRAIA
- a CDS encoding bifunctional 3,4-dihydroxy-2-butanone-4-phosphate synthase/GTP cyclohydrolase II; amino-acid sequence: MTAHQTDGPTDEFVLDPIERAIADIALGRAVIVVDDEDRENEGDIVFAASAATPELMAFTIRYSSGVICAPMTGDELDRLKLPPMTQVNEDRKGTAYTVSVDAREGVDTGISAADRARTVRLLSSPGTEPGDLTRPGHVFPLRAVEGGVLVRPGHTEAAVDLARLAGLPPAGAIAEVVNDDGTMARLPELVAFAREHGLAIISIEDLIAYRRRTELHVDRAAVTALPTVHGEFTAVGYKGTIDGIEHIALVAGGLGPDGRLPDGEDVLVRVHSECLTGDVLGSLRCDCGPQLEASLRRVAEAGRGVVLYLRGHEGRGIGLTHKLRAYELQEQGRDTVDANLDLGLPADARDYSIGAQMLVDLGVRSLTLLTNNPEKLTALTEHGLKVKGRESIEIAPGEHNLRYLRTKRDRMGHDLPGLGS
- a CDS encoding nicotinamide mononucleotide transporter family protein encodes the protein MCGNVLGLSALALGWRRSVWSWPVQLLSGAVLIAAYLGGHVPGLIGKQLIVIVTAAWGWTQWQRGRRDTGTIAVRFATWPERAALVAGTAAGTVGLALLFQAYPNLSWSPWSDAYIFVGTLAAMVAQARGWLEFWFAWIAVDVVGVPLAFDSGYSFSGLTYSIYFVLVLLGLRSWWLSTREPRLQSATVPQGVTA
- a CDS encoding riboflavin synthase; this encodes MFTGIIEELGEVVSIEEIGDSSRIRLRGPVVCAGARHGDSIAVNGVCLTVVDTPDELAAGTGEFSADVMAETLHRSSLGELKPGSPVNLERAMALGDRLGGHLVQGHVDATGTLLSREPGERDAAGELRWEVLRFSLPDTISRYLVEKGSITVDGVSLTVVEAARDSFTVSLIPATLALTTLGAKAVGDSVNLEVDVLAKYVERLLDSRTLPNLPINHPESK
- a CDS encoding SCO4226 family nickel-binding protein; amino-acid sequence: MAKFMDVHHGMTGITDEQLRQSHAADLAIEGEEGVHFEHAWADPESGTVYCLSEAPTKEAVQRVHTRTGHPADEIHPVPLAV
- a CDS encoding antibiotic biosynthesis monooxygenase family protein, which codes for MIVRIWAGQVMAGHIEEFCTLLTTQVIPQLGRTDGCLGGELLRSVTEDGHRVLVVSRWRDEEALRGYAGPMWRIRPVWSEGELRYLAHPPEVTHFMPIAAPAPL